In Malaclemys terrapin pileata isolate rMalTer1 chromosome 10, rMalTer1.hap1, whole genome shotgun sequence, the following are encoded in one genomic region:
- the MINAR1 gene encoding major intrinsically disordered Notch2-binding receptor 1 isoform X1, which produces METNHESSLFLVKILEELDTKQNTVSYQDLCKSLCARFDLSQLAKLRSVLFYTACLDPNFPATLFKDKMRCTVNNQQSKKIMVAADIVTIFNLIQMNGGVAKEKLPVARQKMRKKESVESCRSDTEICNVVDCVTNCELRDREFNRGYSVRRSSKCRKVDCKDCQQFVPTSEPNFLLGVNKEMKGRAASLDRLQALASYSIVNSPPCEMQSTYFPMNIENESISDQDSLPINAAIKETFISNDEPFVLQSCVQKRNIFKEDFHNLITISPNLMPPNKKPEDGHREPQNRKETSKQGFFNHSFEMPYSSQYLNPVYSPIPDKRRVKHESLDDLQASTYFGPTTVLGSQDTKRWAGKPSKQTAWPAKSWSLNTEEVPDFERSFFSRKQAEEKQRYQSSNSQSPSFPAADRHQTYLNPKDQTPIMQANYAMKQNGHKPKEIPSIVDMEKHEPIKKFRDKSINCTSVQLLSIDKTTSVGTQTEQQGLEHKKCKELCAPSQTKYGERHSLKQSDDDSEIVSDDISDIFRFLDDMSICGSTGVMQSSCYNSTGSLSQVRKSDCESSPEHNLTKITNGNSSNKLDKVVRSDINNTDDELKTSVCKLVLRIGEIEKKLESLSGVREEISQVLGKLNKLDEKIQQPEKVNVQIDLNSLTSEVQSDESTSPRVFQCHNASHGGKLENNPDWCCSDASGSNSESLRVKALKKSLFTRRSSRSLTEENSATESKIASISNSPRDWRAITYTNQVGMTEEEMKDRGGVENKDWHRKSKEADRQYEIPQPHRLSKQPKDAFLIEQVFSPHPYPASLKSHMKSNPLYTDMRLTELAEVKRAQPSWTIEEYTRNSGDKGKLAALDLQTQESLNPNNLEYWMEDIYTPGYDSLLKRKEAEFRRAKVCKIAALIAAAACTVILVIVVPICTMKS; this is translated from the exons ATGGAGACCAACCATGAATCCTCGCTCTTCCTGGTGAAGATTCTGGAAGAGCTGGATACCAAGCAAAACACCGTTTCTTATCAGGATCTCTGCAAGTCACTGTGTGCAAGGTTTGATTTGTCCCAGCTGGCAAAGCTCAGAAGTGTGCTCTTTTACACGGCTTGCCTGGATCCTAATTTCCCAGCGACTCTGTTCAAAGACAAAATGAGATGCACTGTAAACAATCAGCAATCAAAGAAAATCATGGTTGCAGCAGATATAGTAACGATATTCAACCTCATACAAATGAATGGGGGAGTGGCCAAGGAAAAACTCCCTGTTGCACGACAAAAAATGAGGAAGAAAGAATCAGTTGAGTCCTGCAGGTCTGACACAGAAATATGCAATGTGGTGGACTGTGTGACTAATTgcgagctgagagacagagagtttAACAGGGGCTACTCAGTTAGAAGGTCTTCCAAATGCAGGAAGGTGGATTGTAAAGATTGTCAACAATTTGTACCTACTTCAGAACCTAACTTTTTGCTTGGCGTTAATAAGGAAATGAAAGGCCGAGCTGCCTCGCTTGATAGGCTGCAGGCACTTGCATCCTATTCCATTGTTAACTCTCCACCCTGCGAAATGCAGAGCACATACTTCCCAATGAACATTGAGAACGAATCAATCTCTGACCAGGACTCATTGCCTATCAATGCAGCTATAAAAGAGACTTTTATTTCGAATGATGAGCCGTTTGTGTTGCAATCATGTGTACAGAAAAGGAACATATTCAAGGAAGATTTTCATAATCTTATCACAATATCTCCCAACTTAATGCCACCCAATAAAAAGCCAGAAGATGGACATAGAGAGCCTCAGAACAGGAAAGAAACCTCCAAACAGGGTTTCTTCAACCACAGTTTTGAAATGCCGTACAGCAGCCAGTACTTGAACCCAGTTTATTCTCCTATACCAGACAAAAGACGAGTAAAACATGAAAGCTTAGATGATCTCCAAGCTTCTACATACTTTGGCCCAACCACTGTACTTGGGTCCCAAGATACAAAAAGATGGGCAGGAAAACCGAGTAAACAAACTGCATGGCCAGCAAAAAGCTGGAGCTTAAACACGGAGGAGGTACCTGATTTTGAAAGATCCTTTTTCAGTAGGAAGCAAGCTGAAGAGAAGCAGCGATatcagagttcaaacagccagTCACCAAGTTTTCCTGCAGCAGATAGGCACCAAACCTATCTCAATCCCAAGGATCAAACACCGATTATGCAGGCTAACTATGCCATGAAACAAAATGGACACAAACCCAAGGAAATTCCCTCCATCGTAGACATGGAGAAACACGAGCCAATCAAAAAGTTTAGGGATAAAAGCATTAACTGCACTTCTGTTCAGCTGCTAAGCATTGACAAAACCACCAGCGTTGGGACACAAACAGAGCAGCAAGGGTTGGAACACAAAAAATGCAAGGAGTTGTGTGCTCCAAGTCAAACTAAGTATGGAGAGAGGCATTCTCTAAAGCAATCAGATGATGACTCTGAAATTGTGAGTGATGATATCAGTGACATTTTTCGGTTTCTGGACGATATGAGCATCTGTGGATCTACAGGAGTTATGCAATCCTCCTGTTACAACAGCACTGGGTCACTGTCTCAGGTACGTAAATCTGACTGTGAAAGCTCTCCTGAACACAATTTAACTAAAATAACCAATGGGAATTCTAGTAACAAGCTAGATAAAGTGGTCCGATCAGATATCAACAATACAGATGATGAACTAAAAACTAGTGTCTGCAAGTTAGTTCTCAGGATTGGTGAAATAGAAAAGAAACTAGAATCTCTGTCAGGTGTCAGAGAAGAAATCTCCCAAGTCCTGGGAAAACTAAATAAGTTGGatgaaaaaattcagcagcctgaGAAGGTCAATGTACAAATAGATCTTAATTCCCTGACGAGTGAGGTTCAGTCAGATGAGAGCACCTCTCCACGGGTATTTCAGTGTCATAATGCTTCTCACGGAGGCAAGTTGGAGAATAACCCAGACTGGTGCTGTTCTGATGCCAGCGGAAGTAACAGCGAAAGTCTTCGGGTAAAagccttaaaaaaaagtttatttaccAGAAGGTCCTCACGGTCACTGACTGAGGAGAACAGCGCCACTGAATCCAAAATAGCAAGTATTTCCAACTCTCCGCGAGACTGGAGAGCTATCACATACACCAACCAGGTTGGCATGACAGAAGAGGAGATGAAAGACAGAGGTGGAGTTGAAAATAAGGACTGGCACAGGAAATCCAAAGAG GCAGACAGGCAGTATGAAATCCCGCAGCCACATAGACTCTCTAAACAACCAAAAGATGCTTTCTTGATTGAACAAGTCTTTAGTCCTCATCCCTACCCTGCATCACTCAAGTCACATATGAAAAGCAACCCACTCTACACAGACATGAGGTTGACAGAACTGGCTGAAGTTAAACGTGCCCAGCCATCATGGACCATAGAAGAATATACCAGGAACTCAGGAGATAAAGgcaaacttgcagctttggatcTACAA ACTCAAGAATCTTTAAATCCAAACAACTTAGAATATTGGATGGAAGACATTTATACTCCAGGCTATGATTCCTTATTAAAACGCAAAGAAGCTGAGTTCAGAAGAGCAAAAGTCTGCAAGATAGCTGCCCTGATTGCGGCTGCAGCTTGTACAGTTATCCTGGTCATTGTAGTTCCCATTTGTACTATGAAATCATGA
- the MINAR1 gene encoding major intrinsically disordered Notch2-binding receptor 1 isoform X2, producing the protein METNHESSLFLVKILEELDTKQNTVSYQDLCKSLCARFDLSQLAKLRSVLFYTACLDPNFPATLFKDKMRCTVNNQQSKKIMVAADIVTIFNLIQMNGGVAKEKLPVARQKMRKKESVESCRSDTEICNVVDCVTNCELRDREFNRGYSVRRSSKCRKVDCKDCQQFVPTSEPNFLLGVNKEMKGRAASLDRLQALASYSIVNSPPCEMQSTYFPMNIENESISDQDSLPINAAIKETFISNDEPFVLQSCVQKRNIFKEDFHNLITISPNLMPPNKKPEDGHREPQNRKETSKQGFFNHSFEMPYSSQYLNPVYSPIPDKRRVKHESLDDLQASTYFGPTTVLGSQDTKRWAGKPSKQTAWPAKSWSLNTEEVPDFERSFFSRKQAEEKQRYQSSNSQSPSFPAADRHQTYLNPKDQTPIMQANYAMKQNGHKPKEIPSIVDMEKHEPIKKFRDKSINCTSVQLLSIDKTTSVGTQTEQQGLEHKKCKELCAPSQTKYGERHSLKQSDDDSEIVSDDISDIFRFLDDMSICGSTGVMQSSCYNSTGSLSQVRKSDCESSPEHNLTKITNGNSSNKLDKVVRSDINNTDDELKTSVCKLVLRIGEIEKKLESLSGVREEISQVLGKLNKLDEKIQQPEKVNVQIDLNSLTSEVQSDESTSPRVFQCHNASHGGKLENNPDWCCSDASGSNSESLRVKALKKSLFTRRSSRSLTEENSATESKIASISNSPRDWRAITYTNQVGMTEEEMKDRGGVENKDWHRKSKETGSMKSRSHIDSLNNQKMLS; encoded by the exons ATGGAGACCAACCATGAATCCTCGCTCTTCCTGGTGAAGATTCTGGAAGAGCTGGATACCAAGCAAAACACCGTTTCTTATCAGGATCTCTGCAAGTCACTGTGTGCAAGGTTTGATTTGTCCCAGCTGGCAAAGCTCAGAAGTGTGCTCTTTTACACGGCTTGCCTGGATCCTAATTTCCCAGCGACTCTGTTCAAAGACAAAATGAGATGCACTGTAAACAATCAGCAATCAAAGAAAATCATGGTTGCAGCAGATATAGTAACGATATTCAACCTCATACAAATGAATGGGGGAGTGGCCAAGGAAAAACTCCCTGTTGCACGACAAAAAATGAGGAAGAAAGAATCAGTTGAGTCCTGCAGGTCTGACACAGAAATATGCAATGTGGTGGACTGTGTGACTAATTgcgagctgagagacagagagtttAACAGGGGCTACTCAGTTAGAAGGTCTTCCAAATGCAGGAAGGTGGATTGTAAAGATTGTCAACAATTTGTACCTACTTCAGAACCTAACTTTTTGCTTGGCGTTAATAAGGAAATGAAAGGCCGAGCTGCCTCGCTTGATAGGCTGCAGGCACTTGCATCCTATTCCATTGTTAACTCTCCACCCTGCGAAATGCAGAGCACATACTTCCCAATGAACATTGAGAACGAATCAATCTCTGACCAGGACTCATTGCCTATCAATGCAGCTATAAAAGAGACTTTTATTTCGAATGATGAGCCGTTTGTGTTGCAATCATGTGTACAGAAAAGGAACATATTCAAGGAAGATTTTCATAATCTTATCACAATATCTCCCAACTTAATGCCACCCAATAAAAAGCCAGAAGATGGACATAGAGAGCCTCAGAACAGGAAAGAAACCTCCAAACAGGGTTTCTTCAACCACAGTTTTGAAATGCCGTACAGCAGCCAGTACTTGAACCCAGTTTATTCTCCTATACCAGACAAAAGACGAGTAAAACATGAAAGCTTAGATGATCTCCAAGCTTCTACATACTTTGGCCCAACCACTGTACTTGGGTCCCAAGATACAAAAAGATGGGCAGGAAAACCGAGTAAACAAACTGCATGGCCAGCAAAAAGCTGGAGCTTAAACACGGAGGAGGTACCTGATTTTGAAAGATCCTTTTTCAGTAGGAAGCAAGCTGAAGAGAAGCAGCGATatcagagttcaaacagccagTCACCAAGTTTTCCTGCAGCAGATAGGCACCAAACCTATCTCAATCCCAAGGATCAAACACCGATTATGCAGGCTAACTATGCCATGAAACAAAATGGACACAAACCCAAGGAAATTCCCTCCATCGTAGACATGGAGAAACACGAGCCAATCAAAAAGTTTAGGGATAAAAGCATTAACTGCACTTCTGTTCAGCTGCTAAGCATTGACAAAACCACCAGCGTTGGGACACAAACAGAGCAGCAAGGGTTGGAACACAAAAAATGCAAGGAGTTGTGTGCTCCAAGTCAAACTAAGTATGGAGAGAGGCATTCTCTAAAGCAATCAGATGATGACTCTGAAATTGTGAGTGATGATATCAGTGACATTTTTCGGTTTCTGGACGATATGAGCATCTGTGGATCTACAGGAGTTATGCAATCCTCCTGTTACAACAGCACTGGGTCACTGTCTCAGGTACGTAAATCTGACTGTGAAAGCTCTCCTGAACACAATTTAACTAAAATAACCAATGGGAATTCTAGTAACAAGCTAGATAAAGTGGTCCGATCAGATATCAACAATACAGATGATGAACTAAAAACTAGTGTCTGCAAGTTAGTTCTCAGGATTGGTGAAATAGAAAAGAAACTAGAATCTCTGTCAGGTGTCAGAGAAGAAATCTCCCAAGTCCTGGGAAAACTAAATAAGTTGGatgaaaaaattcagcagcctgaGAAGGTCAATGTACAAATAGATCTTAATTCCCTGACGAGTGAGGTTCAGTCAGATGAGAGCACCTCTCCACGGGTATTTCAGTGTCATAATGCTTCTCACGGAGGCAAGTTGGAGAATAACCCAGACTGGTGCTGTTCTGATGCCAGCGGAAGTAACAGCGAAAGTCTTCGGGTAAAagccttaaaaaaaagtttatttaccAGAAGGTCCTCACGGTCACTGACTGAGGAGAACAGCGCCACTGAATCCAAAATAGCAAGTATTTCCAACTCTCCGCGAGACTGGAGAGCTATCACATACACCAACCAGGTTGGCATGACAGAAGAGGAGATGAAAGACAGAGGTGGAGTTGAAAATAAGGACTGGCACAGGAAATCCAAAGAG ACAGGCAGTATGAAATCCCGCAGCCACATAGACTCTCTAAACAACCAAAAGATGCTTTCTTGA